A single Corynebacterium resistens DSM 45100 DNA region contains:
- the pyrE gene encoding orotate phosphoribosyltransferase codes for MSIDETKKQRLAELVKELAVVHGKVTLSSGKEADYYVDLRRATLHREASKLIGQLLRELTADWDYAHVGGLTLGADPVATSIMHAGDDIDAFVVRKEAKKHGMQRRIEGPNIEGKRVLVVEDTTTTGNSPLTAVAAAREAGATVVGVATVVDRATGAKDVIEAEGVEYRYLLGLEDLGLAGA; via the coding sequence ATGAGCATCGACGAAACCAAGAAGCAGCGCCTAGCCGAACTAGTCAAGGAGCTGGCCGTGGTCCACGGCAAAGTGACTTTGTCTTCAGGTAAAGAAGCTGACTATTACGTGGATTTGCGCCGCGCTACCTTGCACCGCGAAGCTTCCAAACTGATTGGACAGCTGTTGCGCGAACTGACCGCAGACTGGGATTACGCTCACGTGGGTGGCCTCACTTTGGGCGCAGATCCGGTGGCAACTTCCATCATGCATGCTGGCGATGACATTGATGCCTTCGTGGTGCGCAAGGAAGCCAAGAAGCACGGCATGCAGCGCCGGATTGAGGGCCCGAATATCGAGGGCAAGCGAGTGCTGGTTGTGGAAGACACCACAACGACAGGCAATTCTCCATTGACGGCTGTGGCCGCTGCCCGCGAGGCAGGCGCGACGGTGGTTGGCGTTGCCACAGTGGTGGACCGCGCTACGGGCGCGAAGGATGTCATCGAAGCCGAGGGTGTGGAGTACCGCTACTTGCTGGGACTCGAGGATCTGGGGCTGGCCGGTGCCTAA
- a CDS encoding DsbA family protein codes for MAAALIVGAATGAGGYVLGKQQGHDQAQQEAIDAKIPPAGANGTRGDGPKALPDGTYNASIVGPGKKIESNKDILNVHRRNAEDPFAIGAIDAPVVISEFADMECPFCASFHNETRSKIVQNYVDKGLVRLEWNDLPINGKNAVEGAKAGRAAAKQGKFQEFMDQLYTASKDKQGHPGYKIEDFVKFAEAAGVPDIEKFRKDATSKEFDKPVNEARQYGTSIGVSGTPAFVVGTKFVSGAQPWDVFKKVIDEELERVASGEVPAPAEQSK; via the coding sequence ATCGCCGCTGCCCTCATCGTAGGGGCCGCCACGGGCGCGGGAGGATACGTGTTGGGCAAACAGCAGGGGCATGACCAAGCTCAACAAGAAGCCATCGATGCGAAGATCCCACCGGCGGGTGCAAATGGCACACGAGGAGACGGGCCGAAGGCACTGCCCGATGGCACGTACAACGCTTCGATCGTGGGGCCGGGCAAGAAGATCGAAAGCAATAAGGACATTTTGAATGTCCATCGTCGCAATGCGGAGGATCCATTCGCGATCGGAGCTATCGATGCGCCCGTAGTCATCTCCGAATTCGCAGATATGGAATGCCCCTTCTGCGCATCTTTCCACAACGAAACCCGCAGCAAGATCGTGCAGAACTACGTTGACAAAGGGCTCGTGCGCTTGGAGTGGAACGATCTTCCTATCAACGGAAAAAATGCAGTAGAAGGAGCTAAAGCTGGCCGCGCAGCGGCGAAGCAAGGCAAATTCCAAGAGTTCATGGATCAGCTGTACACCGCTTCTAAGGACAAGCAGGGTCACCCTGGCTACAAGATCGAGGACTTCGTGAAGTTCGCCGAAGCCGCCGGTGTGCCCGATATCGAAAAGTTCCGCAAGGATGCCACCAGCAAGGAATTCGATAAGCCGGTCAACGAAGCCCGACAGTATGGAACATCCATCGGGGTAAGCGGCACGCCGGCCTTCGTCGTGGGGACGAAGTTCGTTTCCGGTGCCCAGCCGTGGGATGTGTTCAAGAAGGTGATCGACGAAGAATTAGAGCGGGTTGCTTCCGGCGAAGTTCCAGCTCCGGCTGAGCAGTCGAAGTAG